From a single Seriola aureovittata isolate HTS-2021-v1 ecotype China chromosome 18, ASM2101889v1, whole genome shotgun sequence genomic region:
- the LOC130186478 gene encoding cytochrome b-c1 complex subunit 9, whose protein sequence is MALAKSVYNLLFRRTSTFAITIMVGAVFFERLFDHGGDAIFEQMNHGKLWKHIKHNYENQDEE, encoded by the exons ATGGCGCTGGCGAAGTCCGTCTACAACCTCCTCTTCAGGAGAACGTCTACTTTCGCTATAACCATCATGGTTGGAGCAGTCTTCTTTGAACGACTATTCGACCACGGCGGCGATGCCATTTTTGAGCAAATGAACCATGGG aAACTATggaaacacatcaaacacaatTACGAGAACCAAGATGAGGAATAG